The Daphnia pulex isolate KAP4 chromosome 3, ASM2113471v1 genome includes a region encoding these proteins:
- the LOC124189660 gene encoding endonuclease V-like, which yields MESEIESVTALWSQKQLTMKSKLIISNTEQWQADRKLNLVGGMDISFCKADSSIAICTLVVCSVSQQLKVVYEDSLHVKLSTPYIPGFLAFREFEPCLSLYTKLTSEHPELIPQVLMFDGNGILHPRGLGLASHFGVCTNTCTIGVAKNLYQMGSILRDENHFSQINSLSAPGDHFLIKNSEGNGDEILGAALKTTQEAKRPVYISIGHRIGLETAIWAVMQCIDRYRIPEPTRQADIRSRQLIRKLEDSKNKKVDQYPPKMYFH from the exons ATGGAATCTGAGATTGAGTCAGTGACAGCTTTGTGGTCTCAAAAACAATTGACAATGAAAAGTAAACTCATCATTTCAAATACTGAACAGTGGCAAGCAGATCG AAAACTCAACCTTGTTGGTGGAATGGACATTTCATTCTGCAAAGCTGACTCTTCTATAGCAATTTGCACACTAGTTGTGTGTAGTGTCTCCCAGCAGTTAAAGGTTGTTTATGAGGACAGCTTGCATGTTAAACTTTCTACTCCATATATTCCTG gCTTTCTAGCATTCAGGGAATTTGAGCCTTGCTTGAGTTTATACACAAAGCTGACTTCCGAGCATCCAGAACTGATTCCTCAAGTACTAATGTTTGATGGAAATGGAATCTTACATCCAAGAGGATTAGGACTTGCATCTCATTTTGGTGTCTGCACAAATACCTGCACTATAGGAGTGGCGAAAAATCTGTATCAAATGGGAAGCATTCTACGAGACGAGAACCACTTTTCCCAAATAAATTCACTCAGTGCGCCGGGcgatcattttttaattaaaaattcagaAGGAAATGGCGACGAAATTTTAGGAGCA GCTTTAAAAACTACTCAAGAGGCAAAACGACCAGTTTACATTTCAATAGGGCATCGAATTGGACTTGAGACGGCAATTTGGGCCGTCATGCAATGTATTGACCGATATCGCATTCCTGAACCAACGCGACAGGCCGATATTCGATCTAGACAGTTAATTAGAAAGCTAGAGgatagtaaaaataaaaaggttgaCCAGTATCCGCCGAAAATGTATTTTCATTGA
- the LOC124189663 gene encoding phosphomannomutase-like, with protein MNNNPSWKAAEVASNTLPIHVNRFSRYFPVRFVHLKCNFDVSWPIFGFSNKLHSKSIMAPRNLQRVDATNGDFRRSNSDDSTDCTSEGGKGLTDFNWQKAMIQSRIMEKVQDVGERISSQSWLEQMRMLAKERSLTSVFFLSLIGLVSLPILVCVLASAFTFLGFVFVEEIICLFDVDGTLTMPRNKIIPTTEEFLLTKVKPVATIGLVGGSDLKKIAEQMGGADVINKFEYVFAENGLVAYKNGHMIGKMSIQEHVGEEKLQKFINYALGYMSKLTLPVKRGTFIEFRDGLVNVCPVGRSCSQAERDQFAEYDKEHRIRENFVKELQDQFPDLGLVFSIGGQISFDVFPKGWDKTFALSFVEKDGFKEIHFFGDKTAPGGNDHEIYEDPRTIGHKVTSPEDTIAQLKTLLHL; from the exons ATGAACAACAATCCTTCCTGGAAGGCAGCAGAAGTAGCATCCAACACTCTACCCATTCACGTCAACCGATTCAGTCGTTATTTCCCTGTTCGATTTGTCCAtttaaagtgtaattttgacgtATCTTGGCCTATCTTTGGCTTCAGCAACAAGTTGCATTCAAAAAGCATTATGGCACCTCGCAACCTGCAACGAGTGGACGCAACTAATGGCGATTTTCGTCGAAGCAATTCCGACGATTCGACCGATTGCACCAGCGAAGGAG GTAAAGGTCTGACTGATTTCAACTGGCAAAAAGCGATGATTCAGAGTCGCATCATGGAGAAAGTTCAAGACGTTG gTGAGCGTATCAGTTCACAATCTTGGCTGGAGCAGATGCGTATGCTGGCTAAAGAAAGATCTTTGACATCGGTTTTCTTCTTGAGTCTTATCGGCCTCGTTTCTCTCCCCATTTTGGTTTGCGTCTTGGCGTCGGCGTTTACATTCCTCGgatttgttttcgttg AGGAAATTATCTGTCTTTTTGATGTAGATGGAACCTTAACTATGCCTAGAAAT AAAATTATTCCCACAACAGAAGAGTTTCTGTTGACCAAAGTGAAACCAGTGGCAACTATAGGTCTGGTGGGTGGATcagatttgaaaaagattGCCGAGCAAATGGGTGGTGCAGATG TTATCAACAAGTTTGAGTATGTCTTTGCTGAAAATGGTCTAGTCGCCTACAAAAATGGGCATATGATTGGAAAGATG aGCATCCAAGAGCATGTTGGAGAAGAAAAGCTACAAAAGTTTATAAACTATGCATTGGGTTACATGTCAAAATTGACCCTGCCAGTCAAAAGGGGAACTTTCATTGAATTTCGAGATGGGCTTGTTAATGTTTGCCCAGTAGGAAGAAGTTGTTCACAAGCTGAAAGGGATCAGTTTGCCGAGTACGATAAAGAACACCGTATTagagaaaattttgtaaaagaaTTGCAAGACCAATTTCCTGATTTGGGTCTAGTTTTCAGCATTG gtGGCCAAATTAGTTTTGACGTATTTCCGAAAGGTTGGGACAAAACTTTTGCTCTTTCATTCGTTGAAAAAGACGGttttaaagaaattcatttctttggcGATAAAACTGCGCCTGGAGGGAACGATCACGAAATTTATGAAGATCCTCGTACAATCGGTCATAAGGTCACATCTCCAGAAGACACCATTGCGCAGCTGAAAACGCTTCtacatttgtga
- the LOC124189662 gene encoding C-factor-like, which translates to MLARTIFLTGCSRGLGLEMVKQIHPFTETLIATCRNPETASELRELAEEHSHIKILPVDVLNHETFGDVAEEVSSIVGEQGLNLLINNAGISPRSTRINFVTAEAMAETFAVNTTSPLMLTKALLPLLKAGASSDVDEDSDFCIKNAAIVNISSVLGSISNNMGDRSGGLYPYRCSKAALNMVTRSLSSDLNPFNITVISIHPGWVRTDMGGPNAPLSSQESIESLISTLKELTFDKSGLFFNQNGEEIPW; encoded by the exons ATGTTGGCTCGGACTATATTTTTAACTGGGTGTAGTCGTGGGTTAGGTTTAGAAATGGTGAAGCAAATTCACCCCTTTACAGAAACTTTGATTGCAACATGTAGAAATCCGGAAACTGCTTcg GAACTCCGAGAATTAGCAGAAGAACACAGTCATATAAAAATTCTTCCAGTTG ATGTGTTAAACCATGAGACCTTTGGTGATGTTGCAGAAGAAGTATCTTCAATTGTAGGAGAACAAGGGTTAAACTTGTTGATCAATAACGCTGGAATATCTCCAAGATCAACCCGCATAAATTTTGTGACTGCAGAAGCAATGGCTGAAACTTTTGCTGTCAATACAACATCACCACTGATGTTGACTAAAGCACTGTTACCTTTGTTGAAAGCAGGTGCTTCCTCTGATGTTGATGAGGATAGTGATTTCTGCATTAAAAATGCAGCTATTGTGAACATAAGCTCTGTGCTAGGGAGTATCAGCAATAACATGGGAGATCGTTCTGGTGGTCTTTATCCTTACAGATGTAGcaag gcAGCTCTTAATATGGTGACCAGATCCTTAAGCAGTGATTTGAATCCATTTAACATTACTGTTATAAGCATTCATCCAG GTTGGGTAAGAACAGATATGGGTGGACCAAATGCACCTTTGTCATCACAAGAAAGCATAGAGAGCTTGATTTCTACTTTAAAAGAGCTCACTTTTGACAAATCAGGACTTTTCTTTAATCAAAATGGTGAAGAGATCCCTTGGTAA